The following coding sequences are from one Rutidosis leptorrhynchoides isolate AG116_Rl617_1_P2 chromosome 11, CSIRO_AGI_Rlap_v1, whole genome shotgun sequence window:
- the LOC139876980 gene encoding uncharacterized protein, translating into MTSLQNNNNQDSIQKNCEAPPTGLQSIGLPQPQPCNGSPMEGFKNEVIGHASFLEVEPTIATELLDSTIEPNKKPAAYIGSWPLHPADIKKAQLNNNIDVPFYPLLVNNNRVQYAPFAMFPQSYPCDFPHQQHQEFHYFVVIDFEATCDKERNPHPQEIIEFPSVIVSSVTGQLEACFQTYVRPTCNQLLSDFCKDLTGIQQIQVDRGVTLSEALLRHDKWLEKKGIKNANFAVVTWSNWDCRVMLESECRFKKIRKPPYFNRWINLKVPFCEVFGGAKCNLKEAVQMAGLSWQGRPHCGLDDAKNTARLLAVMMHKGFKFSITNSIMCQSTEHHAFTWKLPLGPIPFPPYHHHLPFHKPKDVHFVPVFHPCCFCGVKSSKGMVRKPGPKQGSCFFGCGNWTSARGARCHFFEWA; encoded by the exons ATGACTTCGTTAcaaaacaacaacaatcaag ATTCAATTCAAAAGAACTGTGAGGCCCCACCAACGGGCCTCCAAAGCATTGGACTCCCTCAACCGCAACCGTGTAATGGGAGTCCAATGGAAGGTTTTAAAAACGAGGTTATTGGTCATGCAAGTTTTCTAGAAGTAGAACCCACAATCGCTACTGAACTACTCGATTCTACAATCGAACCTAATAAAAAACCAGCCGCGTACATTGGTTCATGGCCTTTGCATCCTGCTGACATAAAAAAGGCCCAGTTGAATAACAATATTGATGTACCATTTTACCCTTTGTTGGTGAATAATAATCGGGTTCAATATGCTCCGTTTGCCATGTTTCCTCAAAGTTACCCGTGTGATTTTCCACATCAGCAACATCAAGAGTTTCATTATTTTGTGGTTATTGATTTTGAGGCTACATGTGATAAAGAAAGGAACCCTCATCCGCAGGAGATTATCGAATTCCCTTCGGTTATAGTGAGTAGTGTGACTGGTCAACTTGAGGCTTGTTTCCAAACATATGTTCGTCCAACGTGCAATCAGCTCTTAAGCGATTTCTGCAAAGATTTGACCGGTATTCAGCAAATTCAG GTGGACAGGGGAGTTACTCTTAGTGAAGCTCTTCTTCGACATGATAAATGGCTTGAGAAGAAGGGAATAAAGAATGCAAACTTTGCTGTGGTTACGTGGTCAAACTGGGACTGTCGAGTTATGCTCGAATCCGAATGCAGATTCAAGAAAATTCGTAAGCCTCCTTATTTTAACCG ATGGATCAACTTAAAAGTTCCATTCTGCGAAGTTTTCGGTGGCGCAAAATGCAATTTAAAGGAAGCAGTCCAGATGGCGGGTCTATCATGGCAGGGTCGACCCCATTGTGGTTTAGACGACGCCAAAAACACGGCCCGTTTACTTGCTGTTATGATGCACAAAGGTTTCAAATTCTCTATTACAAATTCCATAATGTGCCAGTCAACTGAGCATCACGCTTTTACTTGGAAACTGCCACTTGGACCAATCCCGTTTCCACCGTATCATCATCACTTGCCGTTTCATAAACCGAAGGACGTGCATTTTGTTCCCGTTTTTCATCCGTGTTGTTTTTGTGGGGTCAAAAGTAGCAAAGGAATGGTTCGTAAACCCGGGCCGAAACAAGGGAGTTGTTTTTTCGGGTGTGGGAATTGGACTTCTGCTAGAGGTGCTCGTTGCCACTTCTTTGAATGGGCCTGA